Genomic segment of Clostridium sp. Marseille-P299:
CCAAGTAGAGAAAAAGGATATTAAAAAATTAGAAGAATTATTAACTAGATGTTTTCTCAATGATCCATTGTATTGTAAGTTTATACCCAATGAAGAAACAAGAAAAAAGTTGTTACCTGAATTATTTAAATGTGATTTAGAAGAACTTTTTAACAGTTGTGAAATTTATGCAGATAGTAAAGAATTGAATGGCATTATTGTAGTATCCGATGAATCAGAACCTTATAATGTAATTAAGTATTTTTGGGATGAGATTGTTGCAGAGTTAAAGACAGATCATTATCTTATAAAAGAAGATCCATCCTTAAAGACATTATGGAATTTCTCCGTTGGCAGAAATTATTTGAATTCTAAATGGACAGATAAACTGAACGAAGATGATAGGTTGCATATTATATATTTAGCGGTTTCGCCAACAATGCAACATCATGGTATATCAAGAAAATTAATTCAGACGGTTCTTGATTATGCAGATGAAAATGACTTGATGGTATCGCTAGAGACACATAATAAGCATAATGTCTCTTTTTACGAACATTTTGGTTTTCGAACATTTGGAAGAATTGAAAAGCACTTTGATTTGGTTCAATATTGTATGATAAGAGAAACACGCAGTAGGATAGAAGCGCTTGAAATGTCTGAGGAAAAGGAAGATAAAATAGTAAATGGTTGACCGATAAAAAAACTTCGCATCAGCG
This window contains:
- a CDS encoding GNAT family N-acetyltransferase, producing METDRLYQVEKKDIKKLEELLTRCFLNDPLYCKFIPNEETRKKLLPELFKCDLEELFNSCEIYADSKELNGIIVVSDESEPYNVIKYFWDEIVAELKTDHYLIKEDPSLKTLWNFSVGRNYLNSKWTDKLNEDDRLHIIYLAVSPTMQHHGISRKLIQTVLDYADENDLMVSLETHNKHNVSFYEHFGFRTFGRIEKHFDLVQYCMIRETRSRIEALEMSEEKEDKIVNG